One Solanum pennellii chromosome 10, SPENNV200 genomic region harbors:
- the LOC107001278 gene encoding uncharacterized protein LOC107001278, translated as MRERVLTKVQATVGFVSGVTVPKLVNYKRIYTPKDIIDDIREYYGVQISYQQAWRAKERALSMIRVKPSAGYRRLPRYIHMLKTVCPNSYIRMHKTAEDEFMYLFIALRPFIRGFNYCRPVVVVDGAHLSGAYKWTFFFEQYKNAFGERKDMCVVSDRNESIMKSVRILFPNVPHYACIWHLWKNVCGNFKRSRKAISDLFYSMAKAYRKEDFDKLMAKIDRIDYRVKEYLEDAGYKKWSRVHATVNRGRMMTSNIAECINGCLVEARQLTILEFLEEVRILFGSWHCKKREVASHTKDTLGRKFEELLIINTAKSSNMEVVPSSEFIFSVYETGRRYIVCLERKVFSFGRFQLDEIPCSHAIAVLKKKNVTNMNLYCSDYYKPDALAETYEISMVPMPDKEDWSDPNNVVAETLYPPRYRRSSGRLRKRRKKNADEKISLNTNCCGQCGQEGHNRRTCTFYPKEK; from the exons ATGAGGGAGAGGGTATTAACCAAGGTCCAAGCAACAGTCGGATTTGTAAGTGGAGTTACTGTTCCAAAATTGGTCAATTATAAACGAATTTATACTCCAAAAGatataattgatgatattaGAGAATATTATGGGGTTCAAATATCTTACCAGCAAGCATGGCGTGCTAAAGAACGTGCACTCTCCATGATTAGGGTAAAACCATCTGCAGGATATAGACGGTTGCCGCGATACATACACATGTTAAAAACCGTGTGTCCAAATTCTTATATAAGAATGCATAAGACTGCAGAGGATGAATTTATGTATTTGTTCATCGCCTTAAGACCATTTATTAGGGGATTTAATTACTGCAGACCAGTAGTTGTTGTGGATGGTGCACATCTGAGTGGAGCTTACAAATGGACATTT TTTTTCGAACAATATAAAAATGCATTTGGCGAGAGAAAAGATATGTGTGTTGTTTCAGATAGAAATGAGAGTATCATGAAGAGTGTGAGGATTCTGTTCCCAAATGTACCTCATTATGCATGCATATGGCATCTTTGGAAGAATGTATGTGGAAACTTCAAAAGGAGCAGAAAGGCCATAAGTGATCTATTTTACTCTATGGCCAAGGCATATAGAAAGGAAGATTTTGATAAGTTGATGGCTAAGATTGATAGAATTGATTACAGGGTTAAGGAGTACCTTGAAGATGCAGGTTACAAAAAGTGGTCAAGAGTTCATGCAACAGTAAACAGAGGTAGAATGATGACTTCGAACATTGCGGAATGTATCAATGGTTGTCTTGTTGAAGCACGCCAATTAACTATATTAGAATTCTTGGAAGAAGTTAGAATTCTTTTTGGTTCTTGGCATTGCAAAAAAAGAGAAGTAGCCTCACACACGAAGGACACATTAGGGAGAAAATTTGAGGAATTGTTGATTATAAACACGGCTAAAAGTTCAAATATGGAG GTTGTTCCATCATCTGAATTTATTTTCTCAGTTTATGAAACTGGAAGAAGATATATTGTTTGTCTTGAGCGGAAAGTATTTTCTTTTGGTAGATTTCAACTAGATGAGATACCTTGTTCACATGCAATCGCtgtattgaaaaaaaagaatgtcacaAATATGAATCTGTATTGCTCTGATTACTACAAGCCTGATGCATTGGCAGAAACATATGAAATTTCAATGGTACCAATGCCAGATAAGGAAGATTGGTCAGATCCTAATAATGTGGTAGCTGAAACTCTGTATCCACCTAGATACAGAAGATCATCTGGACgactaagaaaaagaagaaaaaagaatgcAGATGAAAAGATTTCGTTGAACACAAACTGTTGTGGACAATGTGGACAAGAAGGACACAACagaagaacttgtactttctACCCAAAAGAGAAGTGA